A region from the Panicum hallii strain FIL2 chromosome 1, PHallii_v3.1, whole genome shotgun sequence genome encodes:
- the LOC112889095 gene encoding protein TAB2 homolog, chloroplastic translates to MTTATAIVAGHGLALRRSLSLPNSPGRPTSVSLSARSLPHSRQRMIVPASPSPRPCRCRSISSESSTAASAAADTAEEEADPENTDVEEGDEVVDPQAEVCYLDPDADPEAIREWELDFCSRPILDARGKKVWELVVCDATLSLQFTRYFPNNAINSVTLRDALASVSEALGVPMPDRVRFFRSQMQTIITRACGELGVKAVPSRRCVSLLLWLEERYETVYSRHPGFQAGTRPLLALDNPFPTTLPENLFGDKWAFVQLPFSAVREEVESLERRYAFGAGLDLNLLGFELDDSTLVPGVAVESSRAKPLAAWMNGLEICAMEADTGRASLILSAGVSTRYIYSGYQKTPAATQEAEAWEAAKKSCGGLHFLAIQENLNSDGCVGFWLLLDLPPPPV, encoded by the exons ATGACGACCGCCACCGccatcgtcgccggccatggcctCGCCCTGCGCCGGAGCCTCTCGCTCCCTAACTCTCCAGGGAGACCCACCTCGGTCTCCCTCTCCGCGCGGTCCCTCCCACACTCACGCCAACGCATGATTGTTCCGGCCAGCCCGTCGCCGCGGCCGTGCCGGTGCCGGTCCATCTCCTCCgagagctccaccgccgcctccgccgcggctgACACCGCCGAAGAAGAGGCGGATCCCGAGAACACCGACGTCGAGGAGGGGGATGAGGTGGTGGACCCGCAGGCGGAGGTGTGCTACCTGGACCCCGACGCGGACCCGGAGGCGATCCGGGAGTGGGAGCTGGACTTCTGCTCGCGGCCCATCCTGGACGCGCGGGGCAAGAAGGTGTGGGAGCTCGTGGTCTGCGACGCCACGCTCTCGCTCCAGTTCACCCGCTACTTCCCCAACAACGCCATCAACAGCGTCACGCTCCGCGACGCGCTGGCCTCCGTGTCCGAGGCGCTGGGCGTGCCGATGCCCGACCGCGTCCGCTTCTTCCGGTCGCAGATGCAGACCATCATCACCCGCGCCTGCGGCGAGCTGGGCGTGAAGGCGGTGCCGAGCCGGCGGTGCGTGTCGCTGCTGCTGTGGCTGGAGGAGCGGTACGAGACCGTGTACAGCCGCCACCCGGGGTTCCAGGCCGGCACCAGGCCGCTGCTCGCGCTCGACAACCCGTTCCCCACCACGCTCCCCGAGAACCTCTTCGGCGACAAGTGGGCGTTCGTGCAGCTCCCTTTCTCCG CTGTACGAGAGGAGGTGGAATCACTGGAGAGGAGGTACGCATTCGGTGCGGGGCTCGACTTGAACCTGCTGGGGTTTGAGCTCGATGACAGCACGCTGGTCCCTGGAGTCGCCGTGGAATCATCTCGCGCCAAGCCTCTAGCTG CGTGGATGAACGGTCTGGAGATCTGCGCGATGGAGGCGGACACGGGCAGGGCGAGCCTGATCCTGTCGGCGGGGGTGTCGACCCGGTACATCTACTCCGGGTACCAGAAGACCCCCGCGGCGACGCAGGAGGCGGAGGCCTGGGAGGCGGCCAAGAAGTCCTGCGGCGGCCTCCACTTCCTGGCCATCCAGGAGAACCTCAACTCCGACGGCTGCGTCGGGTTCTGGCTCCTCCTCGACCTGCCCCCGCCGCCTGTATGA
- the LOC112889104 gene encoding uncharacterized protein LOC112889104 has protein sequence MACSTSLCFSSTIPSPASCSSGSSRFLAIQQVSSAPSLFRWTIQYKQCGHTLHRRSHMLAFASADAPQGKRSSGENVVMVDPLEAKRLAAKQMQEIRAKEKLKKQRQAEAINGALAMIGLTAGLVVEGQTGKGILEQLAGYLAAISSLFEQ, from the exons ATGGCGTGCTCCACCAGCCTCTGCTTCTCGTCGACGATTCCGTCTCCGGCCTCTTGCTCTTCGGGCTCCTCACGCTTCCTCGCGATCCAGCAAGTGTCCTCTGCCCCGTCCTTGTTCAG ATGGACAATCCAATACAAGCAATGTGGGCATACATTACATCGGAGAAGCCACATGCTGGCCTTTGCTAGTGCAGAT GCACCACAAGGCAAAAGAAGCTCAGGTGAAAATGTTGTGATGGTTGATCCACTGGAAGCTAAGCGTCTAGCTGCTAAACAGATGCAAGAAATCAGGGCCAAAGAAAAGCTGAAG AAGCAACGTCAAGCAGAAGCGATTAACGGTGCATTGGCAATGATAGGACTGACTGCTGGATTAGTAGTGGAAGGTCAGACAGGAAAGGGTATCTTGGAGCAG CTGGCTGGATATTTGGCGGCTATTTCTAGTTTATTTGAGCAATAG